Genomic window (Bacteroidota bacterium):
CAGCTTGCAATATTCCGTATTCTGTAAAAACTCTGGGACTGAAAGAAGAATACTTTAAACTTTCGAGGTGGTCGCAAATTGCGACCACCTCATCTTTTTCTGTTTTGGTTAGCTCAAACATGAAATGTGCTGGAAAGCGTTTGATGTTTCTTTTTACCTGTTCATTCAGTCGTTTTGTTGACACATCATAAAGCTCTGCTAAATCCCTGTCTATGATGACTTTTTTATCCCTTATTTTCAGAATTTTTGTCATGATAATTTCATCTGCCAACACTATTTTGCCTTCTTTGTTTTCGCTCATTCCCTTGATGTTTTAAGATTCAAAATTAATTCTATTTTTTGAAGACGGAAATTGACTCCTTGCTTCAATATGAAACCTTATATCCATTATTTTTATTTTGAAGAAGCCAATAAATCAGTCTTAAAATTAACGTTTTTACACCAAATATTAACGTGCTTTTTTTCTAAATGCCCAATGCTCTTTCAAGAGTTAAGCGAAGCGTCTCTTGGAACTTT
Coding sequences:
- a CDS encoding ORF6N domain-containing protein codes for the protein MSENKEGKIVLADEIIMTKILKIRDKKVIIDRDLAELYDVSTKRLNEQVKRNIKRFPAHFMFELTKTEKDEVVAICDHLESLKYSSFSPRVFTEYGILQAANVLNSDRAILMGNRIIEIFVKMHNMLSSHQEILEKIEELEKKDLEQDDKIMLIFEYIKQFEETKRQQSEQVDRKQIGFNIDKEA